The Lathyrus oleraceus cultivar Zhongwan6 chromosome 5, CAAS_Psat_ZW6_1.0, whole genome shotgun sequence genome includes the window TGATGCATGCCGAGTTCTCAAATATCTCAAAACATGTCCAACTCGAGCTATTCTTTTCCCCAGAGATTCTAAACTTCAACTGAATGGTTACTCGAATGCTGATTGTGCATGATGCATAGACAATAGAATATCATTTTCGTGCCAATAGTTTTTTCTTGCAAGATCACTTATTTCAGGGAGAACAACAAAGCAATTAATAGTCTCAAGATTCATTAGAAGTCGAATACAGAGCCCTTGCAACAACTACTTGTAAACTCCTATGGCTCTGATATCTCATGAATGATTTTCACATGAAAAATGTACTAGAACTCTTGTGATCTTATCTATTGTGATAACCAAAGTACTCTCCACATTGCTTCGAATACCATTTTTCACAAAAGGAAAAAACATTTGGAGATAGATTTTCACATTGTAAGAGACAAACAAAGTCAATGTGTTTTGAAGCTACTTCCAGTCAAATCAAAGGACCAATTTCCTGACTTGTTCACTAAGGCATCACATCCTCAACCCTTCAATGTGTTTTCAACAGGAATCTCCTTGAAAGTTTAAATTTATTCAAAAATAACATCATGCTACTTATAATGAAACTTACCAGTGTGAACAACAATTTTGATGAAGTTCCACTCTCCAAAAAGATGATTGAAAGAAGAGCTGAATGCATAAGAAATGAGTCCAACGATacttgaaaaaaaaaactaatattctccatagctttttctttattagCCTTTTGGGTATTCGTATGACTAGATATGTTTTCCTAAAATCAGACAAGAGTTTGATGTAGAAAGTAACTTCAAAAAAATCTATTATAATCCGTGATCACAATTCACACACAAGTTGTTGACAAAGTCATAATATAGTGTGAACATGAGACCATAGTACTCTAAATTATTGTCTAGAATTTTACTCAAGTTTCCTCTATAGCTTCTCATCCAAAGTCAAAATTAAAGCAGCTGATCCTCTCATCATTACCAATTATAGCTTCTCATCCAAAATAAAACTTGGTTTCATCTGTTTGTGTAACCAATTTTCAATAACAGCATAGGTAGAAAGAGAGAACATGACACCATTACTCATCCAAATTCAGAGGTGGATGATGGATACAAAGGTGTGGAGGTATGTTGGCTTTGCATCAGCTATTGTTGGATTGCTTTGTTATGCTCTTAGTTCTTCCTTCAACCATCTATTTGGAAACTGGAATTTCATGAAAATATTTCTTTACACCGTTTTCAGTTTCATCATTTGTCTAATCATTTTGTTTGCAAGAACATGGCGAGACTCGAGATGTCTTCGGTTCAAAGCTCATTCACCATTTCTGGTATTGGTTATTACCTCTTTCTATTCTTTTTTCTCTGATAAAGTTTTAACTGGAAAACCAGATCTATATAGTCCAATTTCATATGCCGCCTTTGCTCTCATGGCACTTAGTTTATCCAGACAAATCCAATGCGGATTCGAAGTGGATCTTATGTACTTTTATCTAGGATGTTTAATTGTACAACTCATGAAGATTAAATTGTGGTTCGCTATCATTGGAGCATGTTATAGCTACTGTCTTATTATTCTTCGTTCTACTTTCTCTTCCTTAAAATTTTCAGCAGAAAATCAGTATCTCGAAGAGCAGCGTATAATCATTCGAGTTGATTCACAACAACATGAAAATATCAATACTCGTAGTGGTACCAACCTCATGCAACTGTTTATGACTTGTATGGACGAGCTTAAGCATAATAATTCAAACATTGCCAAGATGCTTTTAAAGAAGGTGACAGGTAATTATAAATTGGTGGCAACTGATCACAACTTCATAGTTGATGCCATTGCAGTTGAAACAATCAATCATCTTCACAAAGCGGTTAAATCAGTGGTGGATGCTGGGTTTGAGAAAGTGTGTTCCGAGTTATATGTTAATATGCGTAAAGAATGGTTGGAAAgtttattaataaataaattattagGATTGGGAAAGACGGGATTTCAAGATTATATGATTGGAAGATGGATTAAAGTTTTCAAGGTTGCTCTTAGAATACTATTTCCTAGTGAGCGACGACTCTATGATCTTGTCTTCTCCGAATCCACCTCTATATCATCTGATATCTGTTTCACTAAGGTTTGTCATGGATCAACGAGAGAACTGTTGAATTTTGCTGATTTGTTTGCGAATAGAATCACCTCAGCGTGGGGTTTGTTTAAAATTCTTGACTTGTTTGAGACTATAGATGATTTGATTCCCGAATTTGAATCATTGTTTACTGTTTCATTGGTGAACGaagcaataaaaataaagaaCAAATTGGGTGAGATAAGTAGAGACATTTTCATGGAGTTTGAGAATCTGATCTTTCTTAGTCCGGTCGGGGAGTTAGACTGTTGGGTTGATGGTGGGGTTCATCCAATGACCTGCGGGGCCGCTGGAAACATCCTTTTGGCTTTCTGGTCAAGACAGAACCTGGAGAAAGTTTTACGAGAATACTCCGTGGTTGTGGCCGATGGAGCAGGAAAATCTTTGTTCCATTCGCGGATGGAACTGATAATGGAGCAGTTTGAGAGAAACTTGGAAGCTAAGTCGCAGATTTATGAGGACCTTGCTTTGcgttattttttcatgat containing:
- the LOC127082480 gene encoding exocyst complex component EXO70B1 isoform X1, giving the protein MTPLLIQIQRWMMDTKVWRYVGFASAIVGLLCYALSSSFNHLFGNWNFMKIFLYTVFSFIICLIILFARTWRDSRCLRFKAHSPFLVLVITSFYSFFSDKVLTGKPDLYSPISYAAFALMALSLSRQIQCGFEVDLMYFYLGCLIVQLMKIKLWFAIIGACYSYCLIILRSTFSSLKFSAENQYLEEQRIIIRVDSQQHENINTRSGTNLMQLFMTCMDELKHNNSNIAKMLLKKVTGNYKLVATDHNFIVDAIAVETINHLHKAVKSVVDAGFEKVCSELYVNMRKEWLESLLINKLLGLGKTGFQDYMIGRWIKVFKVALRILFPSERRLYDLVFSESTSISSDICFTKVCHGSTRELLNFADLFANRITSAWGLFKILDLFETIDDLIPEFESLFTVSLVNEAIKIKNKLGEISRDIFMEFENLIFLSPVGELDCWVDGGVHPMTCGAAGNILLAFWSRQNLEKVLREYSVVVADGAGKSLFHSRMELIMEQFERNLEAKSQIYEDLALRYFFMMNNINHIEYLLETFWDDRLCKNTRQYLELYCKNSWEKVIDLLKMDVDESVAPDSKADLTKDKLNLFNQKFKEMCRIQSKWRVFNKQLKKQIIIYVENMLMPAYENLIAKFENGFAKNADEYTMYGVSDIQDQLNNLFLSQDVEFVRGPVRNQLVSY
- the LOC127082480 gene encoding exocyst complex component EXO70B1 isoform X3 — translated: MARLEMSSVQSSFTISAENQYLEEQRIIIRVDSQQHENINTRSGTNLMQLFMTCMDELKHNNSNIAKMLLKKVTGNYKLVATDHNFIVDAIAVETINHLHKAVKSVVDAGFEKVCSELYVNMRKEWLESLLINKLLGLGKTGFQDYMIGRWIKVFKVALRILFPSERRLYDLVFSESTSISSDICFTKVCHGSTRELLNFADLFANRITSAWGLFKILDLFETIDDLIPEFESLFTVSLVNEAIKIKNKLGEISRDIFMEFENLIFLSPVGELDCWVDGGVHPMTCGAAGNILLAFWSRQNLEKVLREYSVVVADGAGKSLFHSRMELIMEQFERNLEAKSQIYEDLALRYFFMMNNINHIEYLLETFWDDRLCKNTRQYLELYCKNSWEKVIDLLKMDVDESVAPDSKADLTKDKLNLFNQKFKEMCRIQSKWRVFNKQLKKQIIIYVENMLMPAYENLIAKFENGFAKNADEYTMYGVSDIQDQLNNLFLSQDVEFVRGPVRNQLVSY
- the LOC127082480 gene encoding exocyst complex component EXO70B1 isoform X2, whose protein sequence is MTPLLIQIQRWMMDTKVWRTWRDSRCLRFKAHSPFLVLVITSFYSFFSDKVLTGKPDLYSPISYAAFALMALSLSRQIQCGFEVDLMYFYLGCLIVQLMKIKLWFAIIGACYSYCLIILRSTFSSLKFSAENQYLEEQRIIIRVDSQQHENINTRSGTNLMQLFMTCMDELKHNNSNIAKMLLKKVTGNYKLVATDHNFIVDAIAVETINHLHKAVKSVVDAGFEKVCSELYVNMRKEWLESLLINKLLGLGKTGFQDYMIGRWIKVFKVALRILFPSERRLYDLVFSESTSISSDICFTKVCHGSTRELLNFADLFANRITSAWGLFKILDLFETIDDLIPEFESLFTVSLVNEAIKIKNKLGEISRDIFMEFENLIFLSPVGELDCWVDGGVHPMTCGAAGNILLAFWSRQNLEKVLREYSVVVADGAGKSLFHSRMELIMEQFERNLEAKSQIYEDLALRYFFMMNNINHIEYLLETFWDDRLCKNTRQYLELYCKNSWEKVIDLLKMDVDESVAPDSKADLTKDKLNLFNQKFKEMCRIQSKWRVFNKQLKKQIIIYVENMLMPAYENLIAKFENGFAKNADEYTMYGVSDIQDQLNNLFLSQDVEFVRGPVRNQLVSY